A single region of the Bacillus cereus genome encodes:
- a CDS encoding GlsB/YeaQ/YmgE family stress response membrane protein: MGWIITLIVGAIIGAIASSITGKNFPGGMFGNIIAGLLGASLGGRLFGSFGPSFGGIHVVPALLGAIVLILIVSFVVKAARK, from the coding sequence ATGGGATGGATTATCACATTAATAGTTGGTGCTATTATAGGTGCAATTGCTAGTTCTATAACGGGTAAAAATTTTCCGGGTGGTATGTTTGGAAATATTATCGCAGGTTTATTAGGTGCTTCGTTAGGTGGTAGATTATTTGGATCTTTTGGGCCATCATTTGGTGGGATTCATGTCGTGCCAGCATTATTAGGAGCAATCGTTTTAATTCTTATTGTATCATTTGTAGTGAAAGCTGCAAGAAAATAA
- a CDS encoding AI-2E family transporter → MEKVNIRKRDKLKKFFREQNYLAVLLGFALLFINILLLTKISFVFTPFIVFLKTIFFPVLLAGVLFYILHPFVSLLEKKGVSRIVSIASIYLVVLGLFVFLVVTVIPIIKDQIDALIDNLPYFGHEIERAARRFGESNLLGKIQENLNIDVASMVKDYTVDFTKSLSSVTGNVTGFLSTVTEVVLTFVMVPFILFYLLKDGEQLPNHFLRFISEQRQPAAKRILDDMHYAISSYIRGQIIVSLFIGIMLLIGYLIIGIKYAVLLAILAMIVNIVPYVGPIIAITPALIIAFIDSPSMVLKVIIVMMIVQLAEGKFISPQVMGKKLDIHPITIIFIILTAGNLFGIMGIILAIPGYAILKVLVTHGYRFVKLNT, encoded by the coding sequence TTGGAGAAAGTAAATATAAGAAAAAGAGATAAGTTGAAAAAGTTTTTTAGAGAACAAAATTATTTAGCGGTGTTACTTGGATTTGCGTTATTGTTCATTAACATATTACTGCTAACGAAAATTTCTTTTGTGTTTACTCCGTTTATCGTCTTTTTAAAAACAATTTTCTTCCCGGTATTATTGGCGGGAGTGCTATTTTATATTTTACATCCATTCGTTTCGCTTTTAGAAAAGAAAGGTGTTTCAAGAATCGTATCAATAGCTTCCATATATTTAGTAGTACTAGGGTTATTTGTATTTTTAGTTGTAACTGTAATCCCAATTATTAAAGATCAAATTGATGCATTAATAGATAACTTACCGTATTTCGGTCATGAAATCGAACGAGCAGCACGTAGATTCGGAGAAAGTAATTTACTAGGGAAAATTCAGGAGAATTTAAATATTGATGTAGCGAGTATGGTAAAAGACTACACAGTTGATTTTACGAAGTCGTTATCATCAGTGACAGGAAATGTAACTGGATTTTTAAGTACTGTTACAGAGGTCGTTTTAACATTTGTAATGGTTCCGTTTATATTGTTCTATCTTTTAAAAGATGGTGAGCAATTACCGAATCATTTTTTAAGGTTTATATCTGAGCAAAGACAACCAGCAGCGAAGAGAATACTAGATGATATGCATTATGCGATTAGTTCGTATATTAGAGGGCAAATTATTGTTAGTTTATTTATCGGTATTATGCTATTAATCGGTTATCTTATTATTGGTATTAAATATGCGGTACTACTTGCTATTTTAGCGATGATTGTAAATATCGTTCCGTACGTAGGACCAATCATTGCAATTACACCAGCTTTAATTATCGCATTTATCGACTCGCCATCAATGGTGTTAAAAGTAATTATCGTTATGATGATTGTACAATTAGCAGAAGGTAAATTTATTTCTCCGCAAGTCATGGGGAAAAAGTTAGATATTCACCCGATTACTATTATATTTATCATTTTAACTGCGGGAAATTTATTTGGAATTATGGGGATTATTTTAGCAATTCCAGGATATGCGATATTAAAAGTGTTAGTAACGCACGGTTATAGATTTGTGAAGTTGAATACGTAA
- a CDS encoding GNAT family N-acetyltransferase, producing MIQKLITASHNTATSILNIQIPAYEIEAKYINSTAIPRLYDTVADIQSCDEIFYGYFYEDTLAGFISFKMDEEEVDIHRLVVSPDHFHKGIATKLLLYVFDMFSPSKTYIVQTGKENTPALSLYKKYGFIEVKDIILPDGVVLTSLKKSENNK from the coding sequence ATGATTCAAAAATTAATAACAGCTTCTCACAACACGGCTACTTCTATTTTAAACATTCAAATACCCGCTTATGAAATCGAGGCGAAATATATAAATAGTACAGCTATCCCTCGTCTTTATGATACTGTAGCCGATATTCAATCATGTGATGAAATTTTTTACGGCTATTTTTATGAAGATACACTTGCCGGGTTTATTTCATTTAAAATGGATGAAGAGGAAGTTGATATTCATCGTTTAGTAGTATCCCCTGATCATTTTCATAAAGGAATTGCAACAAAACTACTACTATATGTATTTGACATGTTCTCCCCTTCCAAAACATATATTGTACAAACAGGGAAAGAAAATACCCCTGCTCTATCTTTATATAAAAAATACGGATTTATTGAAGTAAAGGATATCATATTACCCGATGGTGTGGTTTTAACCTCCCTTAAAAAATCAGAAAACAATAAATAG
- the tsaA gene encoding tRNA (N6-threonylcarbamoyladenosine(37)-N6)-methyltransferase TrmO, with amino-acid sequence MVHVSMVKIGEVQSSIDEKVYRNWGSIISNIKIYPEYIGGLTGLEDYSHAIVIFYMNDFQEENKQSWARKPRGLSDFDEKGCFAQRTKHRPNPIGITTVEILSIENNIMTVQGLDANDRTAILDIKPYIAAFDTRENARVPDWMNKLMENYF; translated from the coding sequence ATGGTCCATGTGAGTATGGTGAAGATTGGTGAAGTACAATCTTCTATAGACGAGAAAGTGTATCGTAATTGGGGAAGTATTATTTCAAACATCAAAATATATCCAGAGTATATTGGAGGATTAACAGGTCTTGAGGATTATTCTCATGCAATTGTTATTTTTTATATGAATGATTTTCAGGAAGAAAATAAACAGTCGTGGGCTAGAAAGCCAAGGGGGTTAAGTGATTTTGATGAAAAGGGATGTTTTGCTCAGCGGACAAAGCATCGTCCAAACCCTATTGGAATTACTACTGTTGAAATATTGTCGATTGAAAATAACATTATGACTGTGCAAGGATTAGACGCTAATGATCGAACGGCTATTTTAGATATAAAACCATATATTGCTGCTTTTGATACAAGAGAAAATGCTCGTGTGCCAGATTGGATGAATAAGTTAATGGAAAATTATTTTTAA